A portion of the Faecalibacterium sp. I3-3-89 genome contains these proteins:
- a CDS encoding 2-hydroxyacyl-CoA dehydratase: protein MEYNYPKFTPEMKKTHTILIPNMAITQFRLLGYALRYDGYKCEILGNCGSAVAQLGLKYVHNDTCYPALLVIGQFLDALNSGKYDLEHTALLITQTGGGCRASNYIHLLRKALVKAGYPNIPVASLNFSGLEKDSGFQMTLPLARRAIASVFYGDMLCALRNQVAPYENEKGAADRMVDLWVERLGRVLLAGKGFTSREMKHTFPLIAKDFASIPVTRVPKVKVGVVGEIYVKYSPLGNNDLQKFLESQDCEVNFPGLMGFVQYCIFNMGEDHVLYGGKLAMKMGTDQLLNWLDSVERSMLKAESEAGFYAPGPFKELVEKPEGVISLGAKMGEGWLLTAEMIELVQGGYGNIVCAQPFGCLPNHIVGKGMVNKIRALYPSANITPIDYDPSATKVNQENRIKLMLAVAKERLNAPAAPKPLTAEEIAGGAPSLSHV from the coding sequence ATGGAATACAATTACCCTAAATTCACCCCGGAGATGAAGAAGACCCACACCATCCTCATCCCCAACATGGCCATTACCCAGTTCCGTCTGCTGGGATACGCCCTGCGCTACGACGGCTACAAGTGCGAGATACTGGGCAACTGCGGCAGCGCTGTGGCGCAGCTGGGCCTGAAATACGTCCACAACGACACCTGCTATCCGGCGCTGCTGGTCATCGGCCAGTTCCTCGATGCGCTGAACAGCGGCAAATATGACCTCGAGCATACGGCCCTGCTCATCACCCAGACGGGCGGCGGCTGCCGTGCCTCCAACTACATCCATCTGCTCCGCAAGGCGCTGGTCAAGGCAGGCTACCCCAATATCCCGGTGGCCAGCCTCAACTTCTCGGGCCTCGAGAAGGACAGCGGCTTCCAGATGACCCTGCCGCTGGCCCGTCGTGCCATCGCCAGCGTCTTCTACGGCGATATGCTCTGCGCCCTCCGCAATCAGGTGGCTCCCTACGAGAACGAGAAGGGCGCTGCCGACAGGATGGTAGACCTCTGGGTGGAGCGTCTGGGCCGGGTGCTGCTGGCGGGCAAGGGCTTCACCTCCCGCGAGATGAAGCACACCTTCCCCCTCATCGCCAAGGACTTCGCCTCCATCCCCGTCACCCGCGTGCCGAAGGTCAAGGTGGGCGTCGTGGGCGAGATCTACGTCAAGTACAGCCCGCTGGGCAACAACGATTTGCAGAAGTTCCTCGAAAGTCAGGACTGTGAGGTCAACTTCCCGGGCCTGATGGGCTTTGTGCAGTACTGCATCTTCAACATGGGCGAGGATCACGTCCTCTACGGCGGCAAGCTGGCCATGAAGATGGGCACCGACCAGCTGCTCAACTGGCTGGACAGCGTGGAGCGCTCCATGCTCAAAGCGGAATCGGAGGCCGGATTCTACGCCCCCGGCCCCTTCAAGGAGCTGGTGGAAAAGCCCGAGGGAGTCATCTCTCTGGGCGCGAAGATGGGCGAGGGCTGGCTGCTGACCGCCGAGATGATCGAGCTGGTGCAGGGCGGCTACGGCAATATCGTCTGCGCCCAGCCCTTCGGCTGCCTGCCGAACCACATCGTGGGTAAGGGCATGGTGAATAAGATCCGCGCCCTGTACCCCAGCGCCAACATCACCCCCATCGACTACGACCCCAGCGCTACCAAGGTCAATCAGGAGAACCGCATCAAGCTGATGCTGGCGGTGGCAAAGGAGCGTCTGAACGCCCCCGCTGCGCCGAAGCCCCTGACGGCTGAGGAGATCGCGGGCGGTGCGCCCAGCCTCTCCCACGTCTGA
- a CDS encoding sensor histidine kinase → MCFHALSIIDQNREYLQMHLLASADLPTRQALSDIQIESARVSRTVHNAMLLYRLENGEPCELQPFDVSELLEKAERMAPDIEKSLEIQLMTEREGAGHCVVMGAPDEAEQLLLHLISNALCACDPGGRVWVSLKQKKTGAVLRVEDDGCGLMEEDPIENNRRFLSGVKLGLRICRLICRRAGWKLTLTARPGGGTRAQVAFPLASGEAIPPELVLHSGEGEAIRAARFASRAAQEILLLRRY, encoded by the coding sequence GTGTGCTTTCATGCCCTCAGCATCATCGACCAAAACCGGGAATATCTTCAGATGCATCTGCTGGCGTCGGCCGATCTGCCCACCCGGCAGGCGCTTTCGGACATCCAGATAGAGTCTGCCCGGGTGAGCCGCACCGTACACAACGCCATGCTGCTCTATCGGCTGGAAAATGGAGAGCCGTGCGAACTGCAGCCCTTCGATGTGAGCGAGTTGCTGGAAAAGGCAGAACGGATGGCCCCGGACATCGAGAAGTCCTTGGAGATCCAGCTCATGACCGAGCGGGAGGGCGCCGGGCACTGCGTCGTCATGGGAGCACCCGACGAGGCAGAGCAGCTGCTGCTCCACCTCATCTCCAACGCCCTGTGCGCCTGCGACCCGGGCGGAAGGGTCTGGGTGAGCCTGAAGCAGAAAAAGACCGGTGCTGTGCTCCGGGTGGAGGATGACGGCTGCGGCCTGATGGAAGAAGACCCCATCGAGAACAACCGGCGCTTCCTCAGCGGCGTAAAGCTGGGCCTGCGCATTTGCAGGCTCATCTGCCGCCGCGCCGGCTGGAAGCTGACCCTGACCGCCCGCCCCGGCGGCGGCACCCGGGCGCAGGTGGCTTTCCCGCTGGCCTCCGGCGAGGCCATCCCGCCGGAGCTGGTGCTGCACTCCGGTGAGGGAGAGGCCATCCGGGCGGCGCGATTCGCCAGCCGGGCAGCGCAGGAGATCCTCCTGCTGCGGAGATACTGA
- a CDS encoding DUF1846 domain-containing protein, whose amino-acid sequence MKIGFDNAKYLQMQSQHIRERIAQFDNKLYLEFGGKLFDDYHASRVLPGFEPDSKLQMLLQLKEQAEIVIVISAQDIISSKVRGDYGITYDLDVLRLIDAFQGMGLFVGSVCVTMYTAAPEVEAFEHKLNSVGVRTFRHYKIPGYPNDVARIVSDEGYGKNDYIETQRPLVVITAPGPGSGKMATCLSQLYHEHKRGIKAGYAKFETFPIWNLPLKHPVNLAYEAATADLNDVNMIDPFHLEAYGVTTVNYNRDIEIFPVVNAMFELIAGKSPYKSPTDMGVNMAGNCIVDDEVCREASRNEIVRRYFKALCDQKTGKNVDGELFKLELLLNQAGLAVGERPVEKQAHAVAERTDGAPAAAIELPDGTVVTGKTGPLLGAASSALLNALKKLAGIDQEIDLVSARAIEPIQTLKTNYLGSRNPRLHTDEILIALSSSAAENETAAIALRQLSKLKGCDMHSTVILSSVDTDTLKRLGMYLTCEPAYEQEDRKYHKL is encoded by the coding sequence ATGAAAATAGGCTTTGACAACGCGAAATATCTTCAGATGCAGTCCCAGCACATCCGGGAGCGCATCGCACAGTTCGACAACAAGCTCTACCTCGAGTTTGGCGGCAAGCTGTTCGACGACTACCACGCCTCCCGCGTGCTGCCGGGCTTTGAGCCGGACTCCAAGCTGCAGATGCTGCTGCAGCTCAAGGAGCAGGCCGAGATCGTCATCGTCATCAGCGCACAGGACATCATCAGCAGCAAGGTGCGCGGCGACTACGGCATCACCTACGACCTCGACGTCCTCCGCCTCATCGACGCTTTTCAGGGCATGGGCCTGTTCGTGGGCAGCGTCTGCGTGACCATGTACACCGCCGCCCCCGAAGTCGAAGCCTTTGAGCACAAGCTGAACAGCGTGGGCGTGCGCACCTTCCGCCACTACAAGATCCCGGGCTACCCCAACGATGTGGCCCGCATCGTCAGCGACGAGGGCTACGGCAAGAACGACTACATCGAGACCCAGCGCCCCCTCGTCGTCATCACAGCCCCCGGCCCCGGCAGCGGCAAGATGGCCACCTGCCTGTCCCAGCTCTACCATGAGCACAAGCGGGGCATCAAGGCGGGCTACGCCAAGTTCGAGACCTTCCCCATCTGGAACCTGCCCCTCAAGCACCCGGTCAACCTCGCCTATGAGGCCGCCACCGCCGACCTGAACGACGTGAACATGATCGACCCCTTCCATCTGGAGGCCTACGGCGTCACCACCGTCAACTACAACCGCGACATCGAGATCTTCCCGGTGGTCAATGCGATGTTCGAGCTGATCGCAGGCAAAAGCCCCTACAAGTCTCCCACCGACATGGGCGTGAACATGGCAGGCAACTGCATCGTGGACGACGAGGTCTGCCGCGAGGCATCCCGCAACGAGATCGTCCGCCGCTACTTCAAGGCCCTCTGCGACCAGAAGACCGGCAAGAACGTGGACGGCGAGCTGTTCAAGCTGGAGCTGCTGCTGAATCAGGCCGGTCTGGCCGTCGGCGAGCGCCCGGTGGAGAAGCAGGCCCATGCCGTGGCCGAGCGCACCGACGGCGCGCCCGCCGCCGCCATCGAGCTGCCGGACGGCACCGTCGTCACCGGCAAGACCGGCCCCCTGCTGGGCGCGGCCTCCTCTGCCCTCCTGAACGCCCTCAAGAAGCTGGCCGGCATCGATCAGGAGATCGACCTCGTCTCCGCCCGTGCCATCGAGCCGATCCAGACCCTCAAGACCAACTACCTCGGCAGCCGCAACCCCCGCCTGCACACCGATGAGATCCTCATCGCGCTGTCCAGCTCTGCCGCCGAGAATGAGACTGCCGCCATCGCGCTGCGGCAGCTCTCCAAGCTCAAGGGCTGCGATATGCACTCCACCGTCATCCTGTCCAGCGTGGACACCGACACCCTCAAGCGTCTGGGGATGTACCTCACCTGCGAGCCTGCCTATGAGCAGGAGGACCGCAAGTATCACAAGCTGTAA
- a CDS encoding acyl-CoA dehydratase activase, producing the protein MRVGLDIGSTTIKCVVLDENDTLLYSTYERHYSHILEKAQELLRRIDAEQLHGRKALLSISGSAGMGLADSCGVPFVQEVFSTRVAVKKFVPATDCVIELGGEDAKILFLTNGTEVRMNGSCAGGTGAFIDQMATLLKMSADEMNKAAEQATRTYTIASRCGVFAKSDVQPLINQGARTEDVAASIYKAVVNQTIAGLAQGRPIQGNILYLGGPLTFSTVLRKSFDEALGVTGTCPEHSLLYVALGAALYADKEFVLSDVAAALDEYAATATYASEPPLFASKEEYEAFHARHMSHSVPRVAFSAQCGPVHIGIDSGSTTVKLVVVDEQSQILYTNYQPNLGNPLPLIREQLLKLYKEHSGLKVASVTTTGYGEELVKNAFRCDFGLVETVAHFTAAKYFMPDVDFIIDIGGQDMKCFKIEDGAISNIFLNEACSSGCGSFLQTFAQALGYDVKEFAALGLFADRPVDLGSRCTVFMNSSVKQAQKDGASIENISAGLSISVVKNALYKVIRASSPEELGRKIVVQGGTFYNEAVLRAFEKEMGVEVIRPDIAGLMGAYGAALFGLRQCRKNGQTTSAMMSEEELESFDQKVVSVKCGGCGNHCQLTVNTFADGRKFISGNRCDKPVTGKSEDNSLNLYAYKQQLLAGYKPVPGKRGSIGIPLCLNMYELLPFWHAFWTKLGFAVHTSPVSSRGLYLAGQATIPSDTACFPAKLSHGHIKALTQMHLDAIFYPCLTYNIDEGLGDNHYNCPVVAYYPEVLAGNCPELEGQKFIYDYVGIHRPKDFVHKMAKEILPKYFGGISEKEVQEAANAAYAEYEAHMAQIRVKGSEIIDEARRQGRRIIVLAGRPYHVDPEVNHGIDHLITRHGAAVVTEDSISNRVEKFPTSVLNQWTYHSRLYAAAKYCTTQKDMDLVQLVSFGCGVDAITTDETREILQEGGKLYTQLKIDEITNLGAVNIRLRSLFAALDERDEDRK; encoded by the coding sequence GTGAGAGTAGGTCTTGACATCGGCAGCACTACCATCAAGTGCGTGGTGCTGGATGAAAACGATACCCTTTTATATTCGACATATGAGCGCCACTACAGCCATATTCTGGAGAAGGCGCAGGAGCTGCTGCGCCGCATCGACGCAGAGCAGCTGCACGGCCGGAAAGCGCTGCTCAGCATCTCCGGCTCGGCAGGCATGGGTCTGGCCGACAGCTGCGGCGTGCCCTTCGTGCAGGAGGTGTTCTCCACCCGGGTGGCGGTCAAAAAGTTCGTCCCGGCGACGGACTGCGTCATCGAGCTGGGCGGTGAGGATGCGAAGATCCTGTTCCTGACCAACGGCACCGAAGTCCGGATGAACGGAAGCTGTGCCGGCGGTACGGGTGCTTTTATCGACCAGATGGCGACCCTGCTCAAGATGAGCGCAGATGAGATGAACAAGGCGGCGGAACAGGCCACCCGTACATACACCATCGCCTCCCGCTGCGGCGTCTTTGCCAAGAGCGACGTGCAGCCCCTCATCAATCAGGGCGCGAGGACCGAGGACGTCGCCGCCAGCATCTACAAGGCCGTGGTCAACCAGACCATCGCCGGTCTGGCGCAGGGCCGACCCATTCAGGGCAACATCCTCTATCTGGGCGGGCCTCTGACCTTCAGCACCGTGCTGCGCAAGAGCTTCGATGAGGCACTGGGCGTCACCGGCACCTGCCCCGAGCATAGCCTGCTCTATGTCGCGCTGGGCGCTGCCCTCTACGCCGACAAGGAGTTCGTCCTGTCAGACGTGGCCGCCGCGCTGGACGAGTACGCCGCTACGGCCACCTATGCCAGCGAGCCGCCGCTGTTCGCCAGCAAGGAGGAGTATGAGGCTTTCCACGCCCGCCATATGTCCCACAGCGTGCCCCGGGTGGCATTCAGCGCCCAGTGCGGCCCGGTGCACATCGGCATCGACTCCGGCTCGACGACCGTCAAGCTGGTGGTCGTGGACGAGCAGAGTCAGATCCTCTACACCAACTATCAGCCCAACCTCGGCAACCCGCTGCCCCTCATCCGGGAGCAGCTGCTGAAGCTCTATAAAGAGCACTCCGGCCTCAAGGTGGCCAGCGTGACCACCACCGGCTACGGCGAAGAGCTGGTGAAGAACGCATTCCGCTGCGACTTCGGCCTCGTGGAGACGGTGGCCCACTTCACGGCGGCGAAATACTTCATGCCGGACGTGGATTTCATCATCGACATCGGCGGTCAGGACATGAAGTGCTTCAAGATCGAGGACGGTGCCATCAGCAACATCTTCCTGAACGAGGCGTGCTCCTCCGGCTGCGGCAGCTTTTTGCAGACCTTTGCGCAGGCGCTGGGCTACGACGTCAAGGAGTTTGCGGCCCTCGGCCTCTTTGCCGACCGTCCTGTGGATCTCGGCAGCCGCTGCACCGTGTTCATGAACAGCTCGGTCAAGCAGGCCCAGAAGGATGGCGCATCCATCGAGAACATCTCGGCGGGCCTGTCCATCAGCGTCGTCAAGAATGCCCTGTATAAGGTCATCCGCGCCTCCAGCCCCGAGGAGCTGGGCCGGAAGATCGTCGTGCAGGGCGGCACCTTCTACAACGAAGCCGTCCTCCGTGCCTTCGAAAAGGAGATGGGCGTCGAGGTCATCCGCCCCGACATCGCCGGCCTGATGGGCGCTTACGGCGCGGCCCTCTTCGGCCTGCGCCAGTGCCGCAAGAACGGCCAGACCACCTCCGCCATGATGAGCGAGGAGGAGCTGGAAAGCTTCGACCAGAAGGTGGTCAGCGTCAAGTGCGGCGGCTGCGGCAACCACTGCCAGCTCACCGTCAACACCTTCGCCGACGGCCGCAAGTTCATCTCCGGCAACCGCTGCGATAAGCCCGTCACCGGTAAGAGCGAGGACAACAGCCTCAACCTCTACGCCTACAAGCAGCAGCTTCTGGCAGGCTATAAGCCTGTGCCCGGTAAGCGCGGCTCCATCGGCATCCCGCTCTGCCTGAATATGTACGAGCTGCTGCCCTTCTGGCACGCTTTCTGGACAAAGCTGGGCTTTGCCGTCCACACCAGCCCGGTGTCCAGCCGCGGCCTCTATCTGGCCGGTCAGGCCACCATCCCCAGTGACACCGCCTGTTTCCCGGCCAAGCTCAGCCACGGCCACATCAAGGCCCTGACCCAGATGCATCTGGATGCCATCTTCTACCCCTGCCTGACCTACAACATCGACGAGGGACTGGGCGACAACCACTACAACTGCCCCGTCGTGGCCTACTACCCTGAGGTGCTGGCCGGGAACTGCCCCGAGCTGGAGGGCCAGAAGTTCATCTACGACTACGTCGGCATCCACCGTCCGAAGGACTTCGTCCATAAGATGGCGAAGGAGATCCTGCCCAAGTATTTCGGCGGCATCTCCGAGAAGGAGGTGCAGGAGGCTGCCAACGCCGCCTACGCCGAGTACGAGGCCCATATGGCACAGATCCGGGTCAAGGGCAGCGAGATCATCGACGAAGCCCGCCGTCAGGGCAGGCGCATCATCGTGCTGGCCGGGCGTCCCTATCATGTGGACCCGGAGGTCAACCACGGCATCGACCACCTCATCACCCGCCACGGCGCGGCTGTCGTCACCGAGGACAGCATCTCCAACCGGGTGGAGAAGTTCCCCACCAGCGTGCTGAACCAGTGGACCTACCACAGCCGCCTCTATGCCGCCGCCAAGTACTGCACCACCCAGAAGGATATGGATCTTGTGCAGCTGGTGTCCTTCGGCTGCGGCGTGGACGCCATCACCACCGATGAGACCCGCGAGATCTTACAGGAGGGCGGCAAGCTCTACACCCAGCTCAAGATCGATGAGATCACCAATCTGGGCGCAGTCAATATCCGCCTGCGCAGCCTGTTCGCCGCGCTGGACGAGCGGGACGAAGATAGAAAATAA
- a CDS encoding YoaK family protein, whose product MPSLKPHGQMSEAFITALFLSVSGGLQDVYTYLFRGKVFANAQTGNIVLMSVHAFAGEWGEALRYLVPLCAFALGIFAAEFIRLKLREMQWLHWRQLVVLFEILLLFVVGFLPQELNLLANSIVSFSCAMQVQAFRKVNGYAFASTMCIGNLRSGMDSLCAWLVGGNAKAFGKAVHYFAIIFLFALGAGIGSVALLPMAGRAIWLSCLLLGVSFCLMFLKEDIEELEQLEQMEAHKK is encoded by the coding sequence ATGCCGTCTCTCAAACCTCACGGACAGATGTCCGAAGCCTTCATCACCGCCCTTTTTCTCTCCGTCTCGGGCGGTCTGCAGGACGTTTATACTTATCTCTTCCGCGGCAAGGTCTTTGCCAACGCCCAGACCGGCAACATCGTGCTGATGTCGGTCCATGCCTTTGCGGGCGAGTGGGGCGAGGCCCTGCGGTATCTGGTCCCCCTGTGCGCCTTTGCGTTGGGCATCTTCGCTGCCGAGTTCATCCGCCTCAAGCTGAGGGAGATGCAGTGGCTCCACTGGCGTCAGCTGGTGGTGCTGTTCGAGATCCTGCTGCTCTTCGTCGTGGGCTTTCTGCCGCAGGAGCTGAACCTGCTGGCCAATTCCATCGTCTCCTTCTCCTGCGCGATGCAGGTGCAGGCCTTCCGCAAGGTGAACGGCTACGCCTTCGCCAGCACCATGTGCATCGGCAACCTGCGCAGCGGCATGGACTCTCTCTGTGCGTGGCTGGTGGGCGGCAACGCCAAGGCCTTCGGCAAGGCGGTGCACTACTTCGCCATCATCTTCCTGTTCGCGCTGGGTGCAGGCATCGGCAGCGTGGCCCTGCTCCCCATGGCAGGCCGGGCAATCTGGCTGTCCTGCCTGCTGCTGGGCGTGAGCTTCTGCCTCATGTTCCTCAAGGAGGACATCGAGGAGCTGGAGCAGCTGGAACAGATGGAAGCCCACAAAAAATAA
- a CDS encoding ABC transporter ATP-binding protein/permease, whose amino-acid sequence MLQLINIEKKYTTGDLTQAALNGVSLNLRDSEFVAILGPSGSGKTTLLNIIGGLDRYDSGELIINGISTRRYTDRDWDSYRNHTVGFVFQSYNLIPHQTVLANVELALTISGVSGAERRRRAAEALRQVGLGDQLHKRPTEMSGGQMQRVAIARALVNNPDILLADEPTGALDSETSIQVMELLKDVAKDRLVVMVTHNPELAEQYANRIVRLRDGLITDDTRPFEPDDTKLAPPIHKNMGRSSMSLLTSLALSFNNLRTKKARTLLTAFAGSIGIIGIALIISLSAGVNAYIADMERSTLSEYPLQILSSGVDITSFLSSGSSDGTTATGLPTDEDGKKDTSGGVEGMVSVRQLITKMVSGLTSNDLTSLKKYLESDESTIAEDATSIEYSYSAQPQIYRQDADGSVHQVNPDSTLSMLGLGNSGSSSTSVTSSLMNSVGSNTSVFYQLPANSDLYRSQYEVKAGRWPEKPTECVMVLSKYGTVTDYALYSMGLRDSAELDKMIQQFAQNQSVDVPSDFRTYSYDELLGLKFKLVNSADTYVYDETYKVWKSKADDKEYMRQLVENGEDITIVGIVQPDYTASASMLTSGIAYPASLTEKVMEDAADSDIVKQQMADPTTNVLTGESFGKAESIRDFDLASLFSIDTNALKDAFQFDAAALDFDLNGAFDLSSGSFDLSSLLDFSDFSLNIDELPDIDLSEALSGLDLSVSPEALQDLVQKIFKDYKKYIIGNGILNFKNWSFSAYLKTERFQKLLAESMKELVDPDKLQGQLSEALQATIRTVMDTYSDQITAVLKEQLDAALQKGIVTFQDQIQTQLKTAIQQNIGKLSSQMEGAIKIDSSAFQKAIQLNMTTSELTELMRSTLRSSSATYEANLTAFGYADEDTPSQIKIYPKDFASKAVILEKLDAYNAGMSAKGEDEKVVQYTDLVGTLMTSVTEIVNMISSMMVAFVSISLAVSSIMIGVITYISVLERRKEIGILRAIGASKRNISEVFNAETFIIGLCSGIMGIVLSEILLIPGNIIIQKVSGTSTLVAALPVDAALFLVALATLLTILAGIIPARGAAKSNPVKALRSE is encoded by the coding sequence ATGCTTCAGCTTATCAACATCGAAAAGAAATACACCACCGGCGATCTGACACAGGCAGCGCTCAACGGGGTCAGCCTCAACCTCCGCGACAGTGAATTTGTCGCCATCCTCGGCCCCAGCGGCTCGGGCAAGACCACCCTGCTCAACATCATCGGCGGCCTTGACCGCTACGACAGCGGCGAACTTATCATCAACGGCATCTCCACCCGCCGCTACACTGACCGGGACTGGGACTCCTACCGCAACCACACCGTCGGCTTCGTGTTCCAGAGCTACAACCTCATCCCCCACCAGACCGTCCTCGCCAACGTCGAGCTGGCCCTGACCATCTCGGGCGTGTCAGGGGCCGAGCGCCGCCGCCGTGCGGCCGAAGCGCTACGGCAGGTGGGTCTGGGCGACCAGCTCCACAAGCGCCCCACCGAGATGTCAGGCGGACAGATGCAGCGCGTGGCCATCGCCCGCGCCCTTGTCAACAACCCCGACATCCTGCTGGCCGACGAGCCGACCGGCGCACTGGACAGTGAGACCAGCATTCAGGTCATGGAGCTGCTGAAGGACGTCGCCAAAGACCGTCTCGTGGTCATGGTCACCCACAACCCCGAGTTGGCCGAGCAGTACGCCAACCGCATCGTCCGCCTGCGGGACGGCCTCATCACCGACGACACCCGCCCCTTCGAGCCGGACGACACCAAGCTTGCCCCGCCCATCCACAAAAACATGGGCCGCTCCTCCATGTCCCTGCTCACCTCGCTGGCCCTGAGCTTCAACAACCTGCGCACCAAAAAGGCCCGCACCCTCCTCACCGCCTTTGCGGGCAGCATCGGCATCATCGGCATCGCCCTCATCATCTCCCTGTCCGCCGGCGTCAACGCCTACATCGCCGACATGGAGCGCTCCACCCTGAGCGAATACCCGCTCCAGATCCTGAGCAGCGGCGTGGACATCACGAGCTTTCTGTCCTCGGGCAGCAGCGACGGCACCACCGCCACCGGCCTGCCCACCGATGAGGACGGCAAAAAGGACACCTCCGGCGGCGTAGAGGGGATGGTCTCGGTGCGCCAGCTCATCACCAAGATGGTATCGGGCCTGACCTCCAACGACCTCACCTCCCTGAAGAAGTACCTCGAGAGCGACGAGTCCACCATCGCGGAGGACGCCACCTCCATCGAGTATTCCTACAGCGCCCAGCCCCAGATCTACCGGCAGGACGCCGACGGCAGCGTGCATCAGGTCAACCCGGACTCCACCCTCTCGATGCTGGGTCTGGGCAATTCTGGCTCCAGCTCCACCTCCGTCACCAGCAGCCTCATGAACAGCGTGGGCAGCAACACCAGCGTCTTTTACCAGCTGCCCGCCAACAGCGATCTCTACCGCTCGCAGTATGAGGTCAAGGCCGGGCGCTGGCCCGAAAAGCCCACCGAGTGCGTCATGGTCCTGAGCAAATACGGCACCGTCACCGATTATGCCCTCTACTCCATGGGCCTGCGGGATTCTGCCGAGCTGGACAAGATGATCCAGCAGTTTGCCCAGAACCAGAGCGTCGATGTGCCCAGCGATTTTCGCACCTACAGCTACGACGAGCTGCTGGGCCTCAAGTTCAAGCTGGTGAACAGTGCCGACACCTATGTCTACGATGAAACCTACAAGGTCTGGAAGAGCAAGGCCGACGACAAGGAGTATATGCGGCAGCTGGTGGAAAACGGCGAGGACATCACCATCGTGGGCATCGTCCAGCCGGACTACACCGCCTCGGCCTCTATGCTCACCTCCGGTATCGCCTACCCCGCCTCCCTCACCGAGAAGGTCATGGAGGACGCCGCCGACAGCGACATCGTGAAGCAGCAGATGGCTGACCCCACCACCAACGTCCTCACCGGCGAGAGCTTCGGCAAAGCCGAGAGCATCCGCGACTTCGACCTCGCAAGCCTCTTCTCCATCGACACCAATGCACTGAAGGATGCGTTCCAGTTCGACGCCGCTGCCCTCGATTTCGACCTGAACGGGGCTTTCGACCTCAGCAGCGGCAGCTTCGACCTGAGCAGCCTGCTGGACTTCTCCGACTTCTCCCTCAACATCGACGAGCTGCCCGACATCGACCTCAGCGAAGCCCTCTCCGGGCTTGACCTCTCCGTCTCGCCGGAGGCGCTGCAGGACCTCGTGCAGAAGATCTTCAAGGACTACAAAAAATATATCATCGGCAACGGCATCCTCAACTTCAAGAATTGGAGCTTCTCTGCCTACCTCAAGACCGAGCGGTTCCAGAAGCTGCTGGCCGAATCCATGAAGGAACTGGTGGACCCGGACAAGCTGCAGGGCCAGCTTTCGGAGGCTCTACAGGCCACCATCCGGACCGTGATGGACACCTACTCCGACCAGATCACCGCTGTGCTGAAAGAGCAGCTCGACGCCGCCCTCCAGAAGGGCATCGTCACCTTCCAGGATCAGATCCAGACCCAGCTCAAGACGGCCATCCAGCAGAACATCGGCAAGCTGAGCAGCCAGATGGAGGGTGCCATCAAGATCGATTCGTCGGCCTTCCAGAAAGCCATCCAGCTCAACATGACCACCTCCGAGCTGACGGAGCTGATGCGCTCCACCCTCCGCTCCTCTTCGGCCACCTACGAAGCCAACCTGACGGCCTTCGGCTATGCAGATGAGGACACCCCCAGCCAGATTAAGATCTACCCGAAGGACTTCGCCAGCAAGGCGGTCATTCTGGAAAAGCTGGACGCCTACAACGCAGGGATGTCCGCGAAGGGCGAGGACGAAAAAGTGGTGCAGTACACCGACCTCGTGGGCACCCTGATGACCAGTGTGACCGAGATCGTGAACATGATCAGCAGCATGATGGTGGCCTTCGTCTCCATCTCGCTGGCCGTCTCCTCCATCATGATCGGCGTCATCACCTATATCAGCGTCCTTGAGCGCCGGAAGGAGATCGGCATCCTCCGGGCCATCGGTGCCTCCAAGCGGAACATCTCCGAGGTGTTCAACGCAGAGACCTTCATCATCGGCCTCTGCTCGGGCATCATGGGCATCGTCCTCAGCGAGATCCTCCTCATCCCCGGCAATATCATCATCCAGAAAGTCTCGGGCACCTCGACCCTCGTGGCCGCCCTGCCCGTGGACGCGGCCCTCTTCCTCGTGGCGCTGGCCACCCTGCTGACCATTCTGGCCGGCATCATCCCGGCCCGCGGCGCAGCCAAGAGCAACCCCGTCAAGGCCCTGCGCTCCGAGTAA